AAATTTCCTGGGTTGTAGACAACGCCTGCGAATAACAAAGCAATTCCGCTGACAAACTCTGCAGCTTCATTGTCTTCGTAGTACCCGGCCAAACGACCTATAGCGGATGCAAAATCCTCGATACTGTTCCTTCCTGCGGTCGACCCCAATACTTTCTCCCAATTACGATTAGCAGCCTGCCAATCGGCATCAGTCCACGCGTAACTCCCGGAAACCTCACCGGCATACGTCAGCGAATATAGGCGGTACAATCGATCTATATCGGTCGGATCTCGACCATCGTGGGCAGCCCGAAATGCCTCCACCCAAGCTGCATCGAGTGGATCATGACCACTGGGATCCACAAATCGAAGCGGATTGTTTAGAACGCTGGAGTACCGATTCAAACTTTGCGGATTCCCCGGCTGCGGCACAACCGTATCCGCCTGGATGAAGCAACCCAGCATGGGGTCGTAATACCGAGCGCCGTAGAAGTACAGCCCGATTGTAGCATCCTCCCGCTGGCCGGTAAAGCGGAGGCTGGTGGGCGTACTGGCGCTGCTGTAGCGCGTCTCGCCCCAGAGCCTGCCCTAAACGGCGACGACGGGTCGCCCGTCGAAGGATGGTCGCTTGATATGGCTCTGACTGTCGATAAGTTCGTCTACGAACATTAGCCTCGGAATGAACCAGTGACAACTGCTAGTGCAAATACACACAGCCACACCATAAGAAATGAAAGAACAATGATGCCAAGTAGCCTATAGAAGCGGACCAGGCCAACGAACTTTTCTGGGTGTTCCGGAGCCTCTCGCTGAAAAAAATCTCGCCCTTTCATCATCGCTCGATCTGTTGGCAACATAGGTAAACTATCTATTTTATCAGATTCAACATGTATATAATCTCTATACATCTTTTTGTAAAACTTACCCTGTAGTCTCACTATTTTTCTAGGATAAATAACGAGCATAAATCCGATGAATGATGTTGGTAATACAATCAATAATAGCCAAAATATACTTTTTAACACAAGATACCTCCATTTTTGTTTGATATTAACATAGATATGTACATTTGCGTAAAGATGTCATATTTCACCACCAGTTAACAAGCAAATCGTATACATTAAACTGTGGCCCAAGCCATGTGTAATTTGCATTTCCATGGAGTTCGACGGGCGGTATGGGCAAATTGACTTTTGCTGCACCTCCTGCATTGACCTGTAAGCCATGAATGGGTTGCTTGGTTAAGGGGTCTGTTCCAAACACATAGTCCGCTCCTCCTCCCACTGCTTCGCCTAGACTCACACCCCCGCTTCCAAACCAACCGGAGAGCGAACTTACTTCAGAGGCATCAGTGAACATTACAAATATGCCGCCGTCCAGATTTACCCCACTAGTACCGCCAATACCTAGAGTTAGACTGCCCAAATTGCCATTACCCTGCTCATCCAAACTTAAGAAGCCGATCTGTGCCATAAGGTCAACCCCAGCGCCAATACTTCCTGCCAAACCAAAACTCACTGTTCCATTATTTGGTAGTAAGTAATAATTTATGGCCTCATATACCATCATTTTTGCTAAAAATCTGTTAACTCCCGCAACATGTGTTTTGTGTGTTTGAATTTGCTCTGATGAGATATTTATGGTCGGCATCCATGTGAAATCTTGAATCTCTGGTGTAATTATTGGATTCAATGGTTGGGTGGGAGAGAAGTTGCTCCTGTTATTCTTTAATGATTGACGATGGTTTCCATTTTGTCGATCACCAGGACAATTCTCATCGGGAATGCAATGGCCGCTCGGATCCGTGTACCTCATTGAATTGTTCAGGGCATAGCTATATCTGTTCAGGCTTTGCGGATTCCCCGGCTCCGGCACAATCGTGTCCGGCTGCAAGAACCGCCCCGTCAACTGGTCGTACCAGCGGCTATTGTACCAGTACATGCCCAGGTCGTTCTGCCAACGCTGACCCGTAAATCGGTAGTCCGTCTTCTGGCCGCCCACATTGTAGCGGGGCTTGCCATAGGCGTAGTAACGTAGTTCGGCCACATTACCGCCGCTGGCGTTGGCCGTGATCGCAGTCGAACCCAGGTGGTCGCTCAGCAGCCAGTACAGCGTCGTCCCCACCCGCTCAGCCACCCGCACATCCCCGGCATAGTAATGCTTCGTCGCTGTGCTGCCGCTGTACTGGTAGTGCGTGTCCGCAATCGCCACATACACACTCCCCACCTGCGTCTTCACCAGCCTGCCATCGCCATCATACGTGAATGTCGCCGTCTTGCCACCGGTCACACCGGTCAGCCGATTCTCGGCATCGTAGGCATAGTTCACGTCCAGCCCGAAGTTGTTCCGCCGGCTGGCGTTGCCGTTGGCGTCGTACCAGTACTTCTGTGCACCCCCCAAATGTGTGACGCCGTGCTTGTGCGCCGCATCCCCATAGGTGAAGACCGTCCCCTCGAAGTTGGTGAGGTTGCCGGCATTGCTGTAGGCGTAACTCACCTGGTTGTAGGCGCCATAGTTGGGCGGCGTGCCCGAAGCTGTCGCCGTCGCCAGCCGATTCAGGGCGTCATAAGTGAAGGTCTGCGTCTGGCTGCCTCCCACTGCCGCTGCATCCGTGATCGTCAGCACATTGCCGGCGTCGTCGTAGGTGTAGCTCAGGTTTTGCAGGGTGTTGTAGTTCGGGCTCACTCCGCTTCTCGCCCCCACCAGCCGATAGTTCTCGGCGGCGGTGTAGTCATAATGTTGGCGCACCACGCCGTTGCTCCCCAGCCAGCGATCCGTCGTCTGTCCCAGGGCGTTGTAGGTCGTGCTGGCAACATAGGTGCTGGTTCCCACCATCGTCTCCACCAGCCCCTGCGGATTGTAGGTGTAGGTCACCACTTCGCCCACCTGGCTGTTGTTGCCGCCTGGATAGGTCATCGTCTTCACCCGGTCGGCGGCGTCATACGTCCACTGCGTCACAAACGTCCCTCCGCCCGTGCCGCCGATCGCCTTCGTCTCGCTCGTCACCCGTCCCCGCACATCATACGCCCACGTCGTCGTCCCCGATCCGTCGTTCAGCCGGTTGCGCCGACCGATGCCGTTGGCCACCGGCTGCCAGTTCAGGGTGTCGTACTCGTGCGTCGTCCGCCACGCCAGCGTCCCCGTGCAATCCTTCGGCGCCGTCTGGTCTTCGCGTACATAGCGCAGCCGGTTGAGGGCGTCGTATTCATAGCACAACACCGTCCCCCGGGCGTCGGTCTGCCGGGTCAGGTTCCCCGCCGCATCATAGCCATAGCTCCACAGGCCCATATCCGCGTCGGTCAGGCTCGTCTTGCGGCCCAGGGCGTCATAGGTCAGACTGGTGGGCTCATTCCCTGGCCCTGTCACCGCCGCCAGCCGGTCGAATTCATCGTAGCCATAGGCGGCTTCGGCATACACGGTCGCACTCCAATTGGGGCCGGCCCCAAAACTCCCCTCATACTGTCGCGACCATTTCAGCCGGCCAAAACCATCCACCTCACGGATCGTCTGATGCTGGTTGGCGTCGATCACCGCCGTCCTCTCGCCCCCTGCCACCGCACTGTAGAAGCTACGCGTCACGCTCAGATCGGTGTTCGTGATCGTCGTCGTCCGCCCCAACCCATCATAGGCATAGTCGGTGTGCGCCTGCGCCTGCGGGCTGATAGACACATCACCCGCCGCTGCCGCCGCATAGGCGATGCTCTCCTTCACCCGCCGCCCCTGCCCATCGTACCACACATCCACAACGTTCCGTTGCCCGCTCGTCGCCGCCTCGGTCTGCGTCTGGATCACCTGCCCCAACCCGTCGTACACCCGCCACGACTCCAGATAGCTCGCCACAGCGCCGCCGCCAGCGTCATCCCGCCGCCCGCTTCTGACCACGAACGGCGCTGCGTAGCCGCCGGCGCCCCCGCCCATGAAAGCCGGATAGACCACCCGCTCGCTCGCCCCATGACCCGCCGCCTTGCTCTCGCCCGGACGCCACACCCCCACCAGGCGCTGCCAGCGGTCATAACTGTAGGTCGTGATCGCCCCGTTCGCATCTTTCTCCTCCTCCAGCGCCCCAAACACACGCCCATTGGCCGCGTCGATCCCCGACCCCGACGTCGGATTGCAGCTTGCCCCATCCGCCCCAACCCGGTTGCCGCCGCTGACGCCATAATAGCGATACTGCACTTCTTGCCCCAGGGCGTTTTCCTGGCAGAGCACATAGGCGCCGAAGTCGGGGTCGTAGAACGTGCGCGTGCTGCCACCCAGCGCATCCGTCGTCTTGTACAGGCTGCCATGAGACCAGTACTCAAAGTAGGTGTCTTGCCACAGGCTGCCCAGCCCCGTCTGCGTGCGGCGCAACAGCCCCTGGCTCGGACGCGCCTGATAATTGCTGGTCTGGTCGTAGAACAAAAAGGTCTGCACCAGCCGCTGTCCAGACGGGTCATCCCAGGTCTTGCGGAACACCTCCTGCAAACCAGGTTTGTCGATGATCCAGGCGCTCGTCGCCGGATAGAACACGCTGTAGGTGGTGCGATAGGGCGCACTCTTCCAGCCGCCGGTGTTCGCATCCCACTCGATCTCCTGCATCTCGGTGAGATTGCCGTACTGCCGGCTGACATTGGCTTCGTCCTTCTGCCGGAAGTCCTGATATTTCAGAACCGTCTTGCTCTGCTCCTCCTCCCCCTTGAAGGCTATTTCGACTTCTTTGTAGACGAATTTGGGCTGGTCCTTGGCCGCCAGCGAGCCATAATTGGACAGATGCGGGTAGTTGGCCGGCAACTGGTGCAGCCAGGTCGTTTCCAGGCGCGAGAGCACATGTCCGCTTCCACAATTCGCGTCATCGCAGACCTGCACCGTCTTGACCCGGCCCGCCAGATGGTCGAACTTGCCGCCAACATCCAGGATCGTCTCGAATTCGTAGCGCGTCAACGACCCATCCGGCCCAATGACATCCATGCGCTTGAATCCCCCGGCCAGCTTGTCGGCTTCCCCGCTGGCATCCCAGTCGTAGCCCTGATAGCGCCACACCGCCTCGGTCGCGCCGGCCATGCCACTGCGCAAGCTCATGCTCGCCAACACATGCGGCGTGGCGCCGCTGCCGCGATGGTCGCTGCTGAAGGCGATCTCGCCGCCGTAACCGTTCTTGATCCAGGTCATGGCGCCATACTCATCCTGGCTGGCAAAAGCGGAATCGCTATAGCCAAACTCGACCCGCGGCATCACCTGGCCGTTGGCCGTCTGCTCGATAAAAGTCAGATTCGAGACCTTCTGCGAGGGATAGGCGGCTCCTCCCGAATCGTATTCCAGATAATAAGTGCGCAACACCTGGTAACTGCCGCCGCTCTTCGCCTTCACCCATAGCTGTTGCAGACGATTCTGCGTATAGAAACGCCAAAGTTGCTGATCATAGCCTTCGGGAAAGTCCAGTCGCGGGGCATAGACGAAATCGATCTGCACATTGCTGTTATCGTATTCGATTCGATCCAAATGGATCGCACGCACGTAGGACTTTGGCCAGCAGGCGCCCGGCCCGCTCGGCTCTACTTCCTCGCCCCAACTGAAGCTGACCGTATTGCCCGCACGGTCCGTGATCCGGCGCAAAGGCAGGTGCACGTAGCGCCGCCCCTCACCCTGCTGGCCGCAAAGCTTCCAATAATAGGAACGGCTCGTTTCCGCCGTGCCAAACGTATACTCGACGCCATCCCGCCCGTGCAGGCGCCATTCGCCGCAAGCGCCAAACGAACAATCCAGCGCCTCGATCTTGAGCAAGGGGTCTTCTTTGGCAAACCACTGCCCATCACCGGTCTGGCGCAGCGAATACGTGGCGCCCTGCAATTTCAAAGTCGGCTGGGTCGCATTCTGGTCGCCCGGCGGGATGTACAGCCAATCCGCCCCGGCCAGTTCCCAACCAAAGCCAACCTGACTGAAATGGCCGCTGTTGGGTGTGTGGCTGGCGCTGCTGTAGCGCAACCCCAAAACCGGCTGCAACCCGCCCTGCCCCGGCGGCAGCCTGAAGTCATAGCTGTAGCCGATCGCTCCCGTGAACAACTGCGGCTGCGCCCCACGCAGCGTCGTCTGCCCCTCGACCAGATAGGTGTCTTCGGCGCCGCCTTCGGCATAGATGCTGAAGTGCTGCAACTGGGCGCGCAGCCGTCCTCGTCCCACCTCCAGCGTGCTCGGAACCACTTCCCACTCCCCTCTGGCTTCGTCCCAATGGTACAGCGACGCGGCATTCAAATCCCGCTCCACCAACTCCTGGGCCGTATAGCGATATACCACCTCCACCGGTTGCCCGAAGTCCGTCACCTCCTCGCCGTTCCCGTCCTTCGCCGTCAACACAAAGGCATGGCGCAGAAAATCCGGCAACGTCATATCGGCCTCGGCATAGCTGATCTCCACCTGCCTGTTCACCGCTCCCGGCGGCAGATGCACCTGCACCCGCCCATCTTCCGATCGCAGCCATCCCCCTTGCCCCGCCGCCACCGCCGCCCGATTCCCCTTCGGCGGCGCCACCTCCACCACGCTCTGCCCGATCACCGTCTGTGTGATCGTCCGCGAGCTGGCCAGCGCCTCGTTGACGATCACCGCGCCGATGGCGGCCCCGGTCACGCGCGCCTGGAAGGTCCCCGTCATCGTCGCCCCCGGCCCCAGGCTTTCGATCTCCCAGATCAACGCCTTCGCCCCTGGATCATAGCCAAACCCGCTTTCGCTGTGCGGAACGAGCACGAGACCAGCGGGCAGAGCATCGCTGACGACCAGGTCGCGCAGCAAACCGTAGCCGGTGTGTCTGGCGGTCACGGTGTACGTCACCACCTCGCCCGGCGCCACCACCGCCGGCTCCGCCTCCTGACCAATGTCCACCGTCAACGAGGCGGCTTCTTCGTCCGCCTCCGACCGCCCTTGTTCGCGTCGTTGACCTCCCGCCATCTCAGCCATCCTGCCTTGTGATTCCACAGCGTCGGCCGTCGCCACGTTCGTCGTCGCCATCGCCGCCTGCGCCATCTGCACCGGCGTCAGGCCACCCACAATCAAACTGATCACGATCAACCCATTGACAATGTAAACTAAACTACGATGGGGGGGGGGGTGAACATATCCACCTCGATCGAGAAATCGACGGCCCAAAACCTGGGGCGACGCAGAGGCGAGAAGAAAGAAAAAGACGCTCCGTCGGGGGATTGACTTTGCTCCCGATTCTATCCGATCTTCCTGCCGCCCTCTGTGATCTGGATCACCTTCGGCGCCATGTCTCCTCCCTGCGTCCCTCCCTCCCTGCGTCCCTCCGTCTCTCCCTCCCTGCGTCCCTCCGTCTCTCCCTCCCTGCGTCCCTCCCCCGTACGGAGTGGGCGATCAAACGAGGCCGAGCGCCTGTAGTCGCTCAGGCGCGAGCGCGCCGGTGGCCGGGTCCCAGCCGCGCACGGCGTAATACTCGGCCAGCGCCGCCGCCATGTCCGGCAGATTGCCCTCGGCCCCCCCAGAAGGCCGGGGCTGCTGGGTCAGGCGGGCGGGCAGGGCGTCGTCGGCCGGTGTCAGGCCGAAACGCAGGTTGATCAGACGCTTGAGATCGAAGATGCGCTCGCCGGTCGCGAAAACATCGGCCATCGACCACCCCCAGCCCAGGGCGGCGTTCACCAGGTCGGCCACCATCTGCGGCCCGGCCAGCCCCTTGATGATGAATTTGCACAGCCCCAGGGGGTTGAAGGCGCTCTGATAGTTCTGGTAGTGGGCGGCCATCCGGCCGGCGTCGTGGCTGCTCAGGCGGTCGCGATTGTGATCGACGCCAGGGTGGAAGACGAGGCCGGGGACTTCGATGCCGTAGCCCTCCCAGTAGCTGATCGCCTCCATGTGGCAGGCGCCGCGGTTGGCCGTGGCATAGTTCACGGCCATGCTGACAAAGGCGCGCGGGTCGTGGTAAGGCGCTTCCAGCCCCTTGACGTGGACGGCCAGCATTTCGGCCTCCGGCCCCAATGTCGCCGCCATCGCCCGCACGCCATCGGCCAGGAAAGCGCCCAATCCCTGGCGCCGGGCGATCTGATGGACGAGAGCCACGGCGGCCTCGGCGTTGCCCCACCTCAGTGTCATCCCCTGGGCGTCGAGCAGGCCCTTCTCGGCGGCTTCGATGGCAAAGGCGATGCTGGATGAGGTGGAGATCGTGTCGAGGCCGTAGTCGTTACAAAGCATGTTGATATGGGCGATGCTGTTCAGGTCGCCGTTGAGCAACATGGCGCCAAACCCGGCCAGGGTCTCGTACTCCGGGCCGTGGCCCTGCGTCCCGGCAAAGGGGCCATCCTCGATGCGCACGGTCTTGCCGCAGCCGATGGGACAGGCAAAGCAGAAGGTGTGGCGCTCGAAGATCGTCTCGCTGATCCGTTGGCCGGTGATGGCCAGGGCGCCGTCCCAATTCCCTTCCTGCCAGTTGCGGAGGGGCAGGTCGCCGTATTTCTCGGCATTGGCCACCCCGCCGGCCGTGCCCAACATGCTCATCCCAAACGAGTTGTCTTTGATGCTGGCGTTGGCTGCCTTGACCGTGCTGCGAAAACCGGCGGCGTCATGATAGGCGGGCCGATCCTTCCCCCGCACGACGATCGCCTTCAACCGCTTACTGCCGAGGATGGCGCCCACGCCGCCCCGCCCGGCCGTGCGGGCGTGCTCGATGCCGCCCGTCATCACCCCGGCATAGCGCACCAGATTCTCGCCGGCCAGACCGATGCCGGCGATCTGCGCCTTGGGGTCGGTCTCGGCCCGCAGCGCCTCGAAAAACTCATAGTGATTCATGCCCCACAGATGCCCGGCCGGGCGCAGTTCCACGGCCCCGGACGTCCCATCCAGCCAGAGATAGACCGGCTGGCCGGCCTGCCCCTGGATCACCAGCCCATCGTAGCCGGCGAAACGCAGTTCGGCGCCCCAGTGCCCGCCCACATTGCTCTCGGTCCAAATGCCGGTGAGCGGCGAGCGACCGCACCACGAGCTACGGCAGCCGGTGGGGGCGAAGGTGCCGCTCAGCAGGCCGTTGAAGACGTAGAGACGGCTGGCGGGGTCGTCCCACGGCCTGCCCGCATCCATCTCGTCGTAGAACAGTTTGGCGGCGTAGCCGCTGCCCAGCAAGAAACGCCGCAGGTCGGCGTCGTCGATGGTGTGGGCGGCGATGTTGCCGCTGGACAGGTCGATGCGAAGGTATTGGCCGGCGATGACGTGTGACATGGGGTGTGAAACGTGAGGGGTGAAACGTGTTCCGTGTTCCGTGTTCCGTGTTCCGCGCGGCTTCTCCTGCGGGGTGAGCACGCCCACGTGCGGCTTCTCCTGCGGGGTGAGCACGCCCACGTGCGAATGCCTAGCGGATCATGATCGGTAAGAAAATCTGCCTCTGGTTCAACGGCTCGACCTGCACCGGGCCGAAGAACTCGTCTTCGTCCAGGAGCTCGAGGCGGTACCAGTAGCTGCGGTCGGGTTCGGCGCTCTGATCCAGCCAGCGATGCACAGCGCCTTCCGGCCGTTCCTCGAACGCTAGTATATCCGAAACCTGCTCAAAGCTCCCATCGGCGGCAGTGGCCCGCCAGACGGCATAGCGGCCGGCATCCCCCTCGCCGTGGGCCACCCAACGCACCTCCACCCCCTCGGCCTGGCGCCCGGCGCTGAGGCTGGCGACAAGCACACGCGTGGGCAGCAGAAAGCCGAAGTCGATGCCGCCGGCGCTGTCGCCGAAATCGGTCAGGACAACGGTCTGCGAGCCGGCGGTGGAGGGCGCCAGATAGCCGACCTGCGGCTGGCCTGTGACTTCGTAGACGCCGGCAGGCACGTCCTCGAAGGTGAAAACGCCCGACTCGCCGCTTGGCATCTGCCGGCTCTCGCCCGTGACCATGTTACGGAGGCCGATGGCAATGCCCGATAGCCCGTAAAGTTCGGTCGGGTTGCGCAGGCCGTCGCCATTGACATCGACAAAGGCCGAGCCGGTGATCTGGCCGGGTGTGGCCGGACTGGCGGCCGTCACCAACACACCATCCAGTCGCGCCAGTGGCTCGCGCGCCAGCACGGTCAGGATGTGCATCCCCTCGGCCAGCGGCACGGCCTCGGCCGCCTGCACGTCTGCCCGCAGCGGCTGCCACTGCCAATCCCAGCGACCCTGGGCCGGTTCGAACTCCAGGCTGAGCAAGGGCGCCCCATCCAGCGAGACCATCAGCGACTTCTCGCGCGCCCCGCGCCCCATCCCGCGCAGCCAGATGGCATAGTCCCCGGCGGTGTGAACATCGAACACCAGCTTGACCGCCGCCAGCGGATAGCCGGGGCGCCCGTTGACAAAGCCCAACCC
This is a stretch of genomic DNA from Caldilineales bacterium. It encodes these proteins:
- a CDS encoding aldehyde ferredoxin oxidoreductase family protein, with translation MSHVIAGQYLRIDLSSGNIAAHTIDDADLRRFLLGSGYAAKLFYDEMDAGRPWDDPASRLYVFNGLLSGTFAPTGCRSSWCGRSPLTGIWTESNVGGHWGAELRFAGYDGLVIQGQAGQPVYLWLDGTSGAVELRPAGHLWGMNHYEFFEALRAETDPKAQIAGIGLAGENLVRYAGVMTGGIEHARTAGRGGVGAILGSKRLKAIVVRGKDRPAYHDAAGFRSTVKAANASIKDNSFGMSMLGTAGGVANAEKYGDLPLRNWQEGNWDGALAITGQRISETIFERHTFCFACPIGCGKTVRIEDGPFAGTQGHGPEYETLAGFGAMLLNGDLNSIAHINMLCNDYGLDTISTSSSIAFAIEAAEKGLLDAQGMTLRWGNAEAAVALVHQIARRQGLGAFLADGVRAMAATLGPEAEMLAVHVKGLEAPYHDPRAFVSMAVNYATANRGACHMEAISYWEGYGIEVPGLVFHPGVDHNRDRLSSHDAGRMAAHYQNYQSAFNPLGLCKFIIKGLAGPQMVADLVNAALGWGWSMADVFATGERIFDLKRLINLRFGLTPADDALPARLTQQPRPSGGAEGNLPDMAAALAEYYAVRGWDPATGALAPERLQALGLV
- a CDS encoding DUF11 domain-containing protein; its protein translation is MISLIVGGLTPVQMAQAAMATTNVATADAVESQGRMAEMAGGQRREQGRSEADEEAASLTVDIGQEAEPAVVAPGEVVTYTVTARHTGYGLLRDLVVSDALPAGLVLVPHSESGFGYDPGAKALIWEIESLGPGATMTGTFQARVTGAAIGAVIVNEALASSRTITQTVIGQSVVEVAPPKGNRAAVAAGQGGWLRSEDGRVQVHLPPGAVNRQVEISYAEADMTLPDFLRHAFVLTAKDGNGEEVTDFGQPVEVVYRYTAQELVERDLNAASLYHWDEARGEWEVVPSTLEVGRGRLRAQLQHFSIYAEGGAEDTYLVEGQTTLRGAQPQLFTGAIGYSYDFRLPPGQGGLQPVLGLRYSSASHTPNSGHFSQVGFGWELAGADWLYIPPGDQNATQPTLKLQGATYSLRQTGDGQWFAKEDPLLKIEALDCSFGACGEWRLHGRDGVEYTFGTAETSRSYYWKLCGQQGEGRRYVHLPLRRITDRAGNTVSFSWGEEVEPSGPGACWPKSYVRAIHLDRIEYDNSNVQIDFVYAPRLDFPEGYDQQLWRFYTQNRLQQLWVKAKSGGSYQVLRTYYLEYDSGGAAYPSQKVSNLTFIEQTANGQVMPRVEFGYSDSAFASQDEYGAMTWIKNGYGGEIAFSSDHRGSGATPHVLASMSLRSGMAGATEAVWRYQGYDWDASGEADKLAGGFKRMDVIGPDGSLTRYEFETILDVGGKFDHLAGRVKTVQVCDDANCGSGHVLSRLETTWLHQLPANYPHLSNYGSLAAKDQPKFVYKEVEIAFKGEEEQSKTVLKYQDFRQKDEANVSRQYGNLTEMQEIEWDANTGGWKSAPYRTTYSVFYPATSAWIIDKPGLQEVFRKTWDDPSGQRLVQTFLFYDQTSNYQARPSQGLLRRTQTGLGSLWQDTYFEYWSHGSLYKTTDALGGSTRTFYDPDFGAYVLCQENALGQEVQYRYYGVSGGNRVGADGASCNPTSGSGIDAANGRVFGALEEEKDANGAITTYSYDRWQRLVGVWRPGESKAAGHGASERVVYPAFMGGGAGGYAAPFVVRSGRRDDAGGGAVASYLESWRVYDGLGQVIQTQTEAATSGQRNVVDVWYDGQGRRVKESIAYAAAAAGDVSISPQAQAHTDYAYDGLGRTTTITNTDLSVTRSFYSAVAGGERTAVIDANQHQTIREVDGFGRLKWSRQYEGSFGAGPNWSATVYAEAAYGYDEFDRLAAVTGPGNEPTSLTYDALGRKTSLTDADMGLWSYGYDAAGNLTRQTDARGTVLCYEYDALNRLRYVREDQTAPKDCTGTLAWRTTHEYDTLNWQPVANGIGRRNRLNDGSGTTTWAYDVRGRVTSETKAIGGTGGGTFVTQWTYDAADRVKTMTYPGGNNSQVGEVVTYTYNPQGLVETMVGTSTYVASTTYNALGQTTDRWLGSNGVVRQHYDYTAAENYRLVGARSGVSPNYNTLQNLSYTYDDAGNVLTITDAAAVGGSQTQTFTYDALNRLATATASGTPPNYGAYNQVSYAYSNAGNLTNFEGTVFTYGDAAHKHGVTHLGGAQKYWYDANGNASRRNNFGLDVNYAYDAENRLTGVTGGKTATFTYDGDGRLVKTQVGSVYVAIADTHYQYSGSTATKHYYAGDVRVAERVGTTLYWLLSDHLGSTAITANASGGNVAELRYYAYGKPRYNVGGQKTDYRFTGQRWQNDLGMYWYNSRWYDQLTGRFLQPDTIVPEPGNPQSLNRYSYALNNSMRYTDPSGHCIPDENCPGDRQNGNHRQSLKNNRSNFSPTQPLNPIITPEIQDFTWMPTINISSEQIQTHKTHVAGVNRFLAKMMVYEAINYYLLPNNGTVSFGLAGSIGAGVDLMAQIGFLSLDEQGNGNLGSLTLGIGGTSGVNLDGGIFVMFTDASEVSSLSGWFGSGGVSLGEAVGGGADYVFGTDPLTKQPIHGLQVNAGGAAKVNLPIPPVELHGNANYTWLGPQFNVYDLLVNWW